The genomic window CATACGCCATTAACTGGTGGTGGCGGCGGCAGTACAGGCGGCACAGTTCTTCCTCGTCGTGGCGGTCATACATCCAGCTCCGGTGGTTCAGCACCAGGGCGGTGATGACAATCCCCGCCGCTTCACTGCTCAGGGTCAGATCGGCGAAATTTTGCGAATTACTGAAATGCCAGCGTTCCTCACCTTCGGGTTTCATAAAACCGCCGCCCTCCGGAATTACGGCGTAGTCCCACACCCCGCCGTCATAGCCTTCGAGATACTGAGCGGCATAGTTGTAAACGTTGTTTTCGGCGCAGATGAAATCATGACCAAACAGAGCTGGCAGGAACCGCAGTTTGACGTAACCGTCCAGAATACGGGCGGGCTGAAAGTCAGGGGTGGACGTGTGCATATAAATCTCCGCTGTTAAGGGTGAATACCGATACGGCCGGTGCCGTGACTGAATGACAGCCCGGCGGAAAGCGGAGTGTTCAGGAGCGACGACGAGGCCGCAGCGCAAGCGAGCGCGAGGCGGGATTACGCACGGCGGTGACGCGAAGCATGAGCGGAGGCGCGACGGGAGTAAGCGCGGTGAGGCGAGTGCGAACGGGGGAGGAGGCGAGCTTGCGATCTCTTGAACACGCAGCGGCCGGGCTAAAGTGAAGTCACGGCACCGGCCGCAGACCGCACGGGCCGGGTTTTCTACCCTTCCCCGCCGCCGGCGGAAAGACAGCGGCGCGCAGCAACATCCTTTTCCACAGCGCAACTGCACAATGCGGGCATAACCCTGTGGATAAAAACCGCGCGGCACCGGTGGCAGCGAAAAAAATCAGGGTGGTCACAAAATAACCACCCCGCATAGCTCCCCTCAAAGACTCAGGCAACGCCGCAGCCGCGCAACACGTCGTGAAGCGTCATGCAGGGTGTCGTGAATGTCCTCCACGGCCAGCATGGCAAGCCGGGTTTCAGCACGGTCACTGTCGCGCGGCCAGCGCTGGCGCATCGTATGGATGCGCAGGAAGATCGCCGTCAGCGCATCATCGATGGCGGCCACATCCGCCATCAGTTCACTACCCGCTGCCGTCTCAGGGGTCTGTCCGTTCATGGTGTCTCTCCCCGCGCTCAGGCTTTCGTGAATTGTTTAAGGGCATTCAGGGCGGCAAGTCCCCGCGCCACCGTCTCCGGCGTGTCCCCGCCGGCCTGCCAGGCGATCG from Enterobacter sp. R4-368 includes these protein-coding regions:
- a CDS encoding antirestriction protein yields the protein MHTSTPDFQPARILDGYVKLRFLPALFGHDFICAENNVYNYAAQYLEGYDGGVWDYAVIPEGGGFMKPEGEERWHFSNSQNFADLTLSSEAAGIVITALVLNHRSWMYDRHDEEELCRLYCRRHHQLMAYAEYHPEAAAIFRALD